A window of bacterium genomic DNA:
TTCATTCCGATTTTCCTCCTCGGTAGGCCCTCGAAAAAAATCCCGGGGCATGTAATTACATGGAAATTCCTAACCCAAAACCTCAGAAATGAAGATTAATCCTTCAAAAGGACCATTTTCCCTTCGGATTACGAGGAGTTGCGTAATTCTCCCCTCAAATATTCAATCGGTGGGATTATCTTACCGGATGGGAAGGAAATGTCAAAAGGCTATTTTGGGGGCTATTTGGGACCGTCCGCCTGGGCAGATTGGGCGTTTACCGGGCACTCCTCGACCCATTCGGCCCCATCCTCGCCGAATTCTTTTTTCCAGATGGGAACAATCTGCTTGATCCGGTCGATAGCGTAGCGGCAGGCCTTGAAGGCCGCGTCCCGGTGGGCCGAGGCCGCCGCAATGCCCACGGCGATCTCTCCGATCTGGAGCGTCCCGATGCGGTGGGCGATGGCGATGCGGGTCACCCCGTAGCGCTCCTCGATCTCCTCGATCACCTGGCGCATCTTCTTCTCCGACATCTCGGGATAGGCATGGTATTCCAGATGGGTGACCTTCTGTCCGCGGCTGTGGTCCCGCACATGGCCGGTGAACGTACAGGTCCCTCCGGCCTCCTCGGCGCGCACATCCGCCATCAACTCGGCGATATCAATCGGCTTGTCCGTGATTCGGCAGATCACGCCGCTATACCCCCCCGCTGATCGGCGGGATGAGGGCGACCTCATCCCCCGCGGAAATGGCGGTTCCCTCTCCGGCAAACTCCTGGTTCACCGAAACAGCGATCGACTCCATCCGGCCCTCGAAAACCGGATACCTGGCCTCGAGCACCGCCCGCAGATCGGCCACCGTTCCCCCTTCGGGAAGATCGAGGACCACCTCCTCCGCCCCGGTCACCTCCCGGGCCCAGGCGAAGCATTTGAGCCGAACTTCCATCTCACCTCCGCAACATTTGCCCCGGAACGCGAACGGGACAAAGGATATCACCCCTAAATAGAGAATAGGAACCGGCCGGCCTTCGATCAATGAGAGAGAACGACGCGGAACGTACCCGGAAAACGGGAATTTCCCGCTATAATGCCGCCATGAACCCCCCTGCCCCCGTCAGCCTCCTGAATGCCCTCGGCGCTGCGCTCAAGGAGGGTCCCATCCCCTTTCACAGGTACATGGAACTGGCCCTCTATCACCCCGAGGGCGGCTACTATTGCCAACCCGCCCCCCGCATCGGGCGCGGCGGCGACTTCAAGACCAGCCCCCACCAGAGTTCCTGGTTCGGCCGGATGCTTGCCCGGCAGGCAGAGGCGCTCTGGGATACGCTCGAGAAGCCCGATCCTTTTACCCTGGCGGAATTCGGCCCCGGGGAAGGCTGGCTGGCCTACGATCTTCTCGCGGCCGTTGGGGCCGGCGGGGAAAATACCTTCGGCGATGCCCTGCACTATCTCCTCATCGAACAAAGCCGCCCCGCGGCCGGGCGCATCGCCGATCGGATCGAGAGGTGGCTGGAAAAGCGCCCGGGCGCGCCCCGTGCCGAACTCGCTGCCGCCCTCCCCGATGCGATGGACGGCCTGATCCTCGCCCATGAATTTCTCGACGCCCTGCCCACCCATCTTCTCGTCCAGACCCGGGAAGGCTTGAAGGAGCGTTACGTCGAGCGAAGGGATAGCACCCTGGGCTTCACCGAGGGGCCGCTCTCCGACCCCCGGCTCGCGGGGTGGTTCGAGCGGCTGGGGGTCAGGCTCTCCGTGGGACAGACGGCCGAGGTCTGCCCCGCCGCCGCGGAGGGGATTGAGTCTGCGGCCGCGAGGCTGCACCGGGGCGGCATCCTGATCTTCGACTATGGATTCTCCGCGCGCGTCCTCTACGGGCCGGATCGCCGCGAGGGAACGCTCAGAGGGTACCGGAACCACACCCTGATTGCGGATGTCCTCACCCACCCGGGCGAGACCGATCTGACCGCCCACGTGGACTTCACCGCCATCCTGCAAGCCGCACGGGCGGCGGGCCTCACCCTCGCGGGCTTCACGGATCAGTGCCATTTCCTGCTGGGGCTGGGAATCGCCGAAGCGCTCGCGGAGGGCGGCCCGGAGGAGGCGCGGGCGCGCCGGGCGGCCATGGGACTGCTCGATCCGGCCGGCCTGGGAGGGGCCATCAAGGTGATGCTGCTCGCCAAGGGCTTCACGCCGGGAGAGCTGCCGGCCTTTTCCATGAAACCCGACGATCGGGAATCTCTCGCCACGCTGGGGGGGTAGCCTCAGAAACCGGCCGGGCGGAGCGCCTTCACCTCAAGCTGAACGGTTTCCGCCCCCCGCCAACGGTTCAGCCCCGGATGAAAGGCCACATCCAGCTTCCCCTTCAGGGCATCCGGCGAATCCAGCAGCTCCCCCATCCCAAAGGCGATGGCGTCCAGCACCTCGCGGCGTTGCCGCAGCCGGAACTTGAGGTGCGCTCCCTTTTGCCCGACAAGCTGTGGCGTACCCTCCACCTCCACCCCGCCCACGGCGAACAGGGGGCGCGGATTTCCCGGGCCGAAGGGCGCCATCTCCTCAACCCGCCTCAAAAGGGCCACGTCCAGCTCCGAAAAATGCACCACAGCGTCCAGCTCCAGATCGGGCACGGCCGGCTCGCCGCCCAGCATGCCGCGGGCCACCTCCGAGAACCGGGCCCGGAACGCCTCGAACTGATCCACCTGGATGGAAAGACCGGCCGCCTCCTTGTGCCCGCCGAACTGCACCAGCAGATCCGCGCACTCTTTGAGCGCGTCGTAGACGTGAAAACCGGGAACGCCTCGGACAGAGCCCCTCCCCATCTCCCCTTCAAAGTGAACCAGCGCGGCGGGCCGGAAGTGCGCATCCACCAGGCGGGAGGCCACGATGCCGATAACGCCCGGGTGCCAGCGGTGGCTCCCCAGCACGATCGCCCCGAGCTCCGCCGGGGGCGGTCCCGCTGCGAGGAGCGCCTCGGCCTCCTCCACCGCCTCCTGTTGCAGTTCCTGGCGCTGGCGGTTCCACTCCTCAATGCGTTCGGCCCCCGCCCGCGCCCCTGCCGCATCTACCGCGGTGAGCAGCTCCACCCCCAGGCGAGGCTCGCCCACCCGGCCCGCCGCGTTGAGGCGCGGCGCGAGGACAAACGACACATGTCCGGGCGTCAGGCTGTCGGCCTTGAGATCCGCCGTCAGCTGAAGGGCGCGCACGCCCGCTTTCTGCCCGCCCGGAGCGCCCGCGGAACCCGTCTCCTTCGGGGGGGAGAGCACCTCCAGGCCGGTCCGCACCAGGACATGGTTCTCCCCCAACAGCGGCATGACGTCGGCCACCGTCCCCAAGGCCACGAGATCGAGATGCTGTCTGAGATTCGGAAGATTCTCTGCGCCGTTCGCTTCATACAGCCTCCGTCGAACCGCCACCGCCAGCTTGAAGGCGATGCCGACTCCCGAAAGGTCCTTGAAGGGATAGCCGCACCCCGGCTGGCGGGGATTCAGGACCGCCACCGCATCGGGGAGGCGTTCAGCCGGGCGGTGGTGATCGGTCACAATCAGCGAAATGCCGGCCGCGCGGGCCGCCTCGGCCACCTCTACCGCGGCGATGCC
This region includes:
- a CDS encoding molybdenum cofactor biosynthesis protein MoaE, translated to MICRITDKPIDIAELMADVRAEEAGGTCTFTGHVRDHSRGQKVTHLEYHAYPEMSEKKMRQVIEEIEERYGVTRIAIAHRIGTLQIGEIAVGIAAASAHRDAAFKACRYAIDRIKQIVPIWKKEFGEDGAEWVEECPVNAQSAQADGPK
- the moaD gene encoding molybdopterin converting factor subunit 1; the protein is MEVRLKCFAWAREVTGAEEVVLDLPEGGTVADLRAVLEARYPVFEGRMESIAVSVNQEFAGEGTAISAGDEVALIPPISGGV
- a CDS encoding SAM-dependent methyltransferase — translated: MNPPAPVSLLNALGAALKEGPIPFHRYMELALYHPEGGYYCQPAPRIGRGGDFKTSPHQSSWFGRMLARQAEALWDTLEKPDPFTLAEFGPGEGWLAYDLLAAVGAGGENTFGDALHYLLIEQSRPAAGRIADRIERWLEKRPGAPRAELAAALPDAMDGLILAHEFLDALPTHLLVQTREGLKERYVERRDSTLGFTEGPLSDPRLAGWFERLGVRLSVGQTAEVCPAAAEGIESAAARLHRGGILIFDYGFSARVLYGPDRREGTLRGYRNHTLIADVLTHPGETDLTAHVDFTAILQAARAAGLTLAGFTDQCHFLLGLGIAEALAEGGPEEARARRAAMGLLDPAGLGGAIKVMLLAKGFTPGELPAFSMKPDDRESLATLGG
- the recJ gene encoding single-stranded-DNA-specific exonuclease RecJ encodes the protein MNSAKKEFASRRRWAVRPLDADTALHLARDLEIPELLARLLALRGLSEPDAARTFLVAPLDSLHDPFGMKGMEAAVVHLAAEIARRAPIGIYGDYDVDGMSATALLVNFFRALEVPVHYHIPHRLREGYGLHLPGLMELKAAGCATVVTVDCGIAAVEVAEAARAAGISLIVTDHHRPAERLPDAVAVLNPRQPGCGYPFKDLSGVGIAFKLAVAVRRRLYEANGAENLPNLRQHLDLVALGTVADVMPLLGENHVLVRTGLEVLSPPKETGSAGAPGGQKAGVRALQLTADLKADSLTPGHVSFVLAPRLNAAGRVGEPRLGVELLTAVDAAGARAGAERIEEWNRQRQELQQEAVEEAEALLAAGPPPAELGAIVLGSHRWHPGVIGIVASRLVDAHFRPAALVHFEGEMGRGSVRGVPGFHVYDALKECADLLVQFGGHKEAAGLSIQVDQFEAFRARFSEVARGMLGGEPAVPDLELDAVVHFSELDVALLRRVEEMAPFGPGNPRPLFAVGGVEVEGTPQLVGQKGAHLKFRLRQRREVLDAIAFGMGELLDSPDALKGKLDVAFHPGLNRWRGAETVQLEVKALRPAGF